Proteins found in one Lycium ferocissimum isolate CSIRO_LF1 chromosome 6, AGI_CSIRO_Lferr_CH_V1, whole genome shotgun sequence genomic segment:
- the LOC132060471 gene encoding G-type lectin S-receptor-like serine/threonine-protein kinase LECRK2, translating into MLGDPRMSSNINAEYSLKVRLFALKVPATWDCQNHLILLSKLEGSADDIALENVGSYPFSFIIIRDYNWHGLNLKPLEINYDSTEHICWQINLNSSLVSSFSDTNVSSGRFKFTLQTDGNLTLSTLNYPAVDHVISSYWKTSSVGSGYQVIFNQSGYIFLQAKNGTLLNSIFSNEKNSGTQSMYHRAILEYDGVFRHYVYPKTSSGMQMEWSTLDKVPDNICLAIGQDKGGGACGFNSLCSMGIDQRPRCDCPLGYMLNDPNDKLGSCRRNFSEQDCNRESREVEAFTFQEMSDTNWPLSDYESYKEVSEDWCRQNCLSDCFCVVAIYSDDNICWKKRHPLSNGRKDPKVGGKALIKIRKDNSTMGSSTCKKRKKKNQSTLVISGSVLLASSIFMNLIVLPCVFKFKGKKPKKIAVVPGVNLRSFSFNELEEATNGFKEELGTGAFSTVYKAVLEDENGKVVAVKKLNKMVTEGEEGFEAEVNSISRTNHKNLVQLLGFCNEGQHRLLVYEYMKTGSIEHLLFKDSRLSWSKRVQVAIDTAKGLCYLHEECSTQIIHCDIKPQNVLLDESLTAKIADFGMAKLLRKNQTRTTTRIRGTRGYVAPEWFRNVPINVKVDVYSFRVLLLELICCRKNYEQEVENENEIILVEWAFDCYKRNELHLLVGDDEEALVDIKRFEKFLMVAIWCIQEIPALRPSMNKVILMLEGSVEVSIPTDPFSSTNFV; encoded by the exons GGACTATAATTGGCACGGGCTTAATCTCAAGCCCCTGGAAATCAACTATGATTCCACCGAG CATATCTGTTGGCAAATTAATCTAAATAGCAGTCTTGTTTCAAGCTTCTCTGACACGAATGTATCGAGTGGGAGGTTCAAGTTCACACTTCAAACTGATGGAAATCTGACGCTTTCCACGCTCAATTATCCAGCAGTTGATCATGTAATATCTTCATATTGGAAAACCTCGTCAGTTGGCAGTGGTTACCAGGTGATCTTCAACCAATCCGgctatatttttcttcaagccAAGAATGGAACTCTGTTAAATTCGATATTTTCCAATGAGAAAAACTCAGGAACCCAATCAATGTATCATCGAGCGATTCTTGAATATGATGGAGTATTTAGGCACTACGTCTATCCGAAAACTTCTAGTGGGATGCAGATGGAATGGTCTACTTTGGATAAAGTTCCTGATAACATCTGTCTGGCTATCGGTCAAGATAAAGGAGGAGGTGCCTGTGGTTTCAACAGCCTTTGCTCAATGGGAATTGACCAGAGGCCAAGATGTGATTGTCCACTCGGATATATGTTGAATGATCCGAACGACAAATTAGGCAGCTGCAGACGAAATTTCTCTGAGCAAGACTGTAACCGTGAATCGCGAGAAGTTGAGGCTTTCACTTTCCAAGAAATGAGCGACACTAACTGGCCGCTCTCTGATTATGAGTCTTACAAGGAGGTTTCTGAGGATTGGTGCAGACAAAATTGTTTGAGTgattgtttttgtgttgttgccATTTACAGTGACGATAACATTTGTTGGAAGAAAAGGCATCCACTTTCAAATGGGAGGAAAGATCCAAAAGTTGGAGGGAAGGCTTTGataaaaataaggaaagacaaCTCCACAATGGGATCATCAActtgcaaaaaaagaaaaaagaaaaatcaatctaCTCTAGTAATTTCTGGTTCTGTGTTGTTGGCCAGTTCAATTTTCATGAACTTAATCGTCCTTCCGTGCGTTTTTAAGTTTAAAGGGAAAAAGCCAAAGAAGATTGCGGTTGTTCCAGGAGTGAACTTAAGAAGTTTTAGCTTCAATGAGCTAGAAGAAGCTACAAATGGATTCAAGGAAGAATTAGGAACTGGGGCCTTCTCAACAGTTTACAAAGCGGTTCTTGAGGACGAAAATGGGAAAGTTGTTGCTGTCAAAAAACTAAACAAAATGGTAACAGAAGGAGAAGAAGGATTCGAAGCTGAAGTGAATTCAATCAGCAGGACTAATCACAAGAACTTGGTCCAACTCCTTGGCTTCTGCAACGAAGGCCAACACCGCCTTTTAGTATATGAATACATGAAAACCGGCTCAATAGAACACTTGCTATTCAAAGATTCCAGGCTTAGCTGGTCCAAAAGGGTACAAGTTGCTATTGACACTGCCAAAGGACTTTGCTATTTGCATGAAGAGTGCAGTACCCAAATTATACATTGTGACATCAAACCCCAAAATGTGCTTTTGGATGAAAGTTTGACAGCAAAAATAGCAGATTTTGGTATGGCCAAGCTTCTGAGAAAAAATCAGACTCGAACAACCACTAGGATACGTGGAACGAGAGGGTATGTAGCCCCAGAGTGGTTCAGAAACGTGCCTATAAATGTGAAGGTGGATGTGTACAGCTTCAGGGTCTTGCTCTTAGAGTTGATTTGCTGCAGAAAAAATTATGAGCAGGAGGTGGAAAATGAGAATGAAATTATACTAGTGGAGTGGGCTTTTGATTGCTACAAAAGAAACGAATTGCATCTACTTGTGGGTGATGATGAAGAGGCATTAGTAGATATCAAGAGGTTTGAGAAGTTCTTGATGGTTGCTATTTGGTGTATTCAAGAAATTCCAGCATTAAGGCCTAGCATGAATAAAGTCATATTAATGCTTGAAGGTTCTGTTGAAGTATCAATTCCTACAGACCCTTTTTCCTCTACCAATTTTGTATAG
- the LOC132060473 gene encoding G-type lectin S-receptor-like serine/threonine-protein kinase LECRK2 — MACSTTYPMLFVLLIFPLHILAQTKFTIPLGSSLTANQETTPWLSHSGDFAFGFKQIQPQNQFLLCIYYAKIKDTTIIWYANDGYPVPRGSIVELNPQNGLILRDPQGKMIWSTSPIIASNVAYAVMNNTGNFVLVGSDSSVLWESFRYPTDTLLPTQILEIDDKLVSRKSEPTNFDYDSEYYIGHTSILRRSQLSYRLIFDELGLNILKRNNQRLLLTPPNVPSISENYHRLSLDFDGVLTHYYHPKSTTSTGNERWSTLWSLPDNICLAILGETGSGVCGYNNVCHLGENQRPYCVCPKGYSLTDPNNKYGNCKPKFIPSCDEFGKGNPEDLYDFDVVTDVDWPLSDFERIYPSAEEECRKACLEDCFCAVAIYRSNSCWKKKLPLSNGRVDTTLNVKAFLKIRKVST, encoded by the exons ATGGCTTGCTCCACAACATATCCTATGCTTTTTGTTCTTCTCATCTTTCCCCTGCATATTTTAGCACAAACTAAGTTTACTATACCATTGGGCAGCTCTCTCACAGCAAATCAAGAAACCACCCCTTGGCTTTCTCACTCTGGAGATTTCGCATTCGGATTCAAGCAAATTCAACCTCAAAACCAGTTCTTGCTTTGCATATACTATGCCAAGATAAAAGACACCACCATAATTTGGTATGCAAATGATGGTTATCCAGTTCCGCGAGGCTCTATCGTGGAATTAAATCCACAAAATGGACTAATTCTCCGCGATCCTCAGGGGAAAATGATTTGGAGCACTAGTCCGATTATAGCTAGTAATGTTGCTTATGCTGTCATGAATAATACAGGAAACTTTGTTCTTGTTGGAAGTGATTCTTCAGTTTTATGGGAAAGTTTTCGATATCCAACTGATACCCTTCTGCCTACTCAAATACTAGAGATTGACGACAAGCTGGTTTCTCGAAAATCGGA GCCAACaaatttcgattatgattctgagTATTACATTGGTCATACTTCGATCCTGAGACGAAGCCAATTAAGTTATCGATTGATATTCGATGAGTTAGGTTTaaacatattaaaaagaaacAATCAAAGACTTTTATTGACACCTCCCAATGTCCCTTCAATTTCAGAAAATTATCACAGGCTAAGTCTTGATTTTGATGGTGTTTTAACTCATTACTATCATCCCAAGAGTACTACCTCTACGGGGAACGAAAGGTGGAGTACTCTTTGGTCTTTGCCTGATAACATATGTCTAGCAATTCTTGGAGAAACTGGAAGTGGAGTTTGTGGGTACAACAATGTGTGCCATCTAGGCGAAAATCAAAGACCATATTGCGTGTGTCCAAAAGGGTATTCGTTGACTGATCCCAACAATAAGTACGGGAACTGTAAACCAAAATTTATACCAAgttgtgatgaatttggaaagggcaaTCCTGAAGATTTGTATGATTTTGATGTGGTGACGGACGTTGATTGGCCATTATCAGATTTCGAGAGGATTTATCCTTCGGCTGAAGAAGAATGCAGGAAGGCGTGTTTAGAAGATTGTTTTTGTGCAGTTGCTATTTATAGAAGCAATAGTTGCTGGAAGAAGAAACTGCCATTGTCAAATGGGAGAGTAGATACCACTTTGAATGTAAAAGCTTTCCTTAAAATAAGGAAAGTTTCAACATAA